The following are encoded together in the Vigna unguiculata cultivar IT97K-499-35 chromosome 2, ASM411807v1, whole genome shotgun sequence genome:
- the LOC114174090 gene encoding basic leucine zipper 43-like codes for MVPSEIRGVHFLAPENPFLVPPNFGLLQSDIPNIHMNTLLSNFPNCHFPPSGSCISSNSTSDEADEIHFNIIDERKHRRMISNRESARRSRMRKQKHLDELWSQVVRLRTENHNLIDKLNHMSESHDRVLQENTRLKEEASDLRQMLADMQIGTSFACSIEQFHDLPCNKPDPSNQSITPADMIHE; via the coding sequence ATGGTCCCTAGTGAGATAAGAGGAGTCCACTTTCTAGCACCTGAAAACCCATTCCTAGTTCCACCAAACTTTGGCCTTCTGCAAAGTGACATTCCAAACATCCACATGAACACCCTCCTAAGCAACTTTCCAAACTGCCACTTCCCTCCTTCGGGCTCTTGCATCAGCAGCAACTCAACCTCTGATGAAGCTGATGAAATCCACTTTAACATCATCGACGAAAGGAAACACAGGAGAATGATATCCAACCGAGAATCCGCCCGCAGATCAAGGATGAGGAAACAAAAACACTTGGATGAACTTTGGTCGCAGGTTGTTCGGCTCAGAACTGAGAACCACAATTTGATTGACAAACTTAACCATATGTCCGAGTCCCATGACAGAGTCCTCCAAGAGAACACACGCCTCAAGGAAGAAGCTTCTGATCTCCGCCAAATGCTAGCAGACATGCAAATCGGAACCTCCTTTGCTTGCTCCATCGAACAATTCCACGACCTTCCTTGCAACAAACCTGATCCTTCAAACCAATCGATCACTCCTGCAGACATGATTCATGAATGA